A single region of the Salarchaeum japonicum genome encodes:
- a CDS encoding ORC1-type DNA replication protein has translation MAEDPEEGMLSWDETVFRDEHVFEIDYVPEVFRHRESQLQTLQYALRPAVRGNRPLNAMVRGPPGTGKTTAVQKLFGELGAQTGVRTVRVNCQHDSTRYAVFSRIFEAIFDYEPPSSGISFKKLFNQVTDKLVEREEVLVVALDDVNYLFYENEASDTLYSLLRAHETHAGAKVGVILVSSDLDLNVIEELDGRVQSVFRPEEAYFPVYDRTEIASILGDRVKAGFRDGAVSTELLDRVSEFTADAGDLRVGIDLLRRAGLHAEMRASPVVEEEDVDAVSEEAKHLHLARRLDGLTENERALMEVVADHDGERAGDVYEVFSERTDLGYTRYTEIVNKLDQLDLIRAEYESLEGRGRSRVLSLEHDPGAVRERL, from the coding sequence GATGCTGTCGTGGGACGAGACGGTGTTCCGCGACGAACACGTCTTCGAAATCGACTACGTCCCCGAGGTGTTCCGGCACCGCGAATCCCAGCTTCAGACCCTCCAGTACGCGCTCCGGCCCGCGGTCCGCGGGAACCGCCCGCTGAACGCGATGGTCAGGGGGCCGCCCGGCACGGGGAAGACGACGGCGGTGCAGAAGCTGTTCGGGGAGCTCGGCGCGCAGACCGGCGTCCGCACGGTGCGGGTGAACTGCCAGCACGACTCGACGCGGTACGCGGTGTTCAGCCGCATCTTCGAGGCGATTTTCGACTACGAGCCGCCTTCCTCCGGTATCTCGTTCAAGAAGCTGTTCAATCAGGTGACGGACAAGCTCGTGGAGCGCGAGGAAGTCCTGGTGGTGGCGCTGGACGACGTGAACTACCTGTTCTACGAGAACGAAGCGTCGGACACGCTGTACTCGCTGTTGCGGGCGCACGAGACCCACGCCGGCGCGAAGGTCGGCGTCATTCTCGTCTCGTCCGACCTCGACCTGAACGTTATCGAGGAACTCGACGGCCGCGTGCAGTCCGTCTTCCGTCCCGAGGAAGCCTACTTCCCCGTCTACGACCGCACCGAAATCGCGAGCATCCTCGGCGACCGCGTGAAAGCCGGGTTCCGGGACGGCGCGGTCTCGACCGAACTCCTCGACCGCGTGTCCGAGTTCACGGCGGACGCGGGCGACCTCCGCGTCGGCATCGACCTCCTCCGTCGCGCGGGCCTGCACGCGGAGATGCGCGCGAGCCCCGTCGTCGAGGAGGAGGACGTGGACGCCGTCTCCGAGGAGGCGAAACACCTCCACCTCGCCCGGCGACTGGACGGCCTCACGGAGAACGAGCGCGCGCTGATGGAGGTCGTCGCCGACCACGACGGCGAGCGCGCGGGCGACGTGTACGAGGTCTTCTCCGAGCGCACCGACCTCGGGTACACGCGGTACACGGAGATCGTGAACAAGCTCGACCAGCTCGACCTCATCCGCGCGGAGTACGAGAGCCTGGAGGGCCGCGGGCGTTCGCGCGTGCTGAGCCTCGAACACGACCCGGGCGCGGTTCGCGAGCGCCTGTAG
- the rpiA gene encoding ribose-5-phosphate isomerase RpiA translates to MSDTQALKRRAGESAANLVEDGMVVGLGTGSTAAEAIRALGDRVDAGLDIAGVPTSYQSRELAREAGVPLTTLADVDTLGIAIDGADQIVGADLVKGGGAAHAREKYVDAAAERFVVVADPSKTASVLDHPVPVEVLPDAKPVVADTVRNLGAEPSLREAERKDGPVVTDNGNLVLDCDFGELPNPGATALDLDAVPGIVEHGVFPSMADEVHVGTEDGVTVEYP, encoded by the coding sequence ATGAGTGACACGCAGGCGTTGAAGCGACGCGCGGGCGAGTCCGCCGCGAACCTCGTGGAGGACGGGATGGTCGTCGGTCTCGGCACGGGAAGCACGGCCGCGGAAGCAATCCGAGCGCTCGGCGACCGCGTCGATGCCGGACTCGATATCGCGGGCGTCCCGACCTCGTATCAGTCCCGCGAACTCGCACGCGAGGCGGGCGTCCCCCTCACCACGCTCGCCGACGTGGACACGCTCGGCATCGCCATCGACGGCGCAGACCAGATAGTGGGCGCAGACCTCGTGAAGGGCGGCGGCGCGGCGCACGCCCGCGAGAAGTACGTGGACGCCGCCGCGGAGCGCTTCGTCGTCGTCGCCGACCCCTCGAAAACCGCATCGGTGCTCGACCACCCCGTGCCCGTGGAGGTGTTGCCGGACGCGAAACCCGTCGTCGCGGACACCGTCCGCAACCTCGGCGCGGAACCCTCGCTCCGGGAGGCCGAGCGGAAGGACGGCCCGGTCGTCACCGACAACGGGAACCTCGTGTTGGACTGCGACTTCGGCGAGCTCCCGAACCCCGGGGCGACCGCGCTCGACCTCGACGCGGTTCCGGGAATCGTCGAACACGGCGTGTTCCCGTCGATGGCGGACGAGGTACACGTGGGAACCGAGGACGGCGTGACGGTCGAGTACCCGTAG
- a CDS encoding DUF1931 family protein — translation MADLIVKAAVKEALDDKNVASDFYDALDEEVEEILADAARRAEENGRKTVQPRDL, via the coding sequence ATGGCAGACCTCATCGTCAAAGCCGCAGTGAAGGAAGCGCTCGACGACAAGAACGTTGCTTCGGACTTCTACGACGCCCTCGACGAGGAAGTCGAGGAGATTCTCGCCGACGCGGCGCGCCGCGCCGAGGAGAACGGTCGCAAGACCGTTCAGCCGCGAGACCTCTAA
- a CDS encoding GIY-YIG nuclease family protein, with protein sequence MSHYVYVLECADGTYYTGYTTDVERRVAEHDAGDGAKYTRGRTPVTLRHVEEYDTKSAAMSREYEIKQLSRRRKERLVE encoded by the coding sequence GTGTCCCACTACGTCTACGTGCTCGAATGCGCCGACGGCACGTACTACACGGGCTACACCACCGACGTGGAGCGCCGCGTCGCCGAACACGACGCCGGCGACGGCGCGAAGTACACCCGCGGCCGCACGCCCGTCACCCTCCGGCACGTCGAGGAGTACGACACGAAGTCCGCCGCGATGAGCCGCGAGTACGAGATAAAACAGCTCTCCCGCCGACGGAAGGAACGGCTGGTGGAGTGA
- a CDS encoding phosphoglucomutase/phosphomannomutase family protein yields the protein MDEIAFGTDGWRETLDVFTDDRVRMVAQGVATYLDEAGRSGETVAVGYDARETSEGFADEVARVLASNGFDVLLPERDCPTPLVAHAIVERDLAGAVVITASHNPPEYNGVKFIPADGAPALPEVTEAIESHLDEPTVKPEADWGEVEEVDFVSPHREHALDLVDADLSGLTVVYDAMHGSGRGVTDELLRAAGAEVISLRDERDPDFGGTPPEPDYANLEGLEIAVDEYDADLGVANDGDADRVAAVAPDRGYLDGNQFFALLYDYLLETRSGPAVRTVSTTFLVDRIAEAHDADVVEVPVGFKWVAEAMGDHDALVGGEESGGYSVRGHVREKDGVLMALYAAAAANDGGIDERLDRISQEYGDIHQEKTSLDCLEERKQPVLRELADRLPETVAGERVERVNDADGFKILLADGSWLLVRPSGTEPKMRVYAEAGSQERVAELLDAGRDLVEPLI from the coding sequence ATGGACGAAATCGCGTTCGGAACCGACGGCTGGCGGGAGACGCTGGACGTGTTCACGGACGACCGGGTGCGGATGGTCGCGCAGGGCGTCGCCACCTACCTCGACGAGGCGGGCCGGAGCGGGGAGACGGTCGCGGTGGGGTACGACGCGCGGGAGACCTCGGAGGGGTTCGCGGACGAGGTGGCGCGGGTGTTGGCGTCGAACGGCTTCGACGTACTGCTGCCGGAGCGGGACTGTCCGACGCCGCTGGTGGCGCACGCCATCGTGGAGCGCGACCTCGCGGGCGCGGTGGTCATCACGGCCTCCCACAATCCGCCCGAGTACAACGGCGTGAAGTTCATCCCGGCGGACGGCGCGCCCGCGCTCCCCGAGGTCACGGAGGCCATCGAGTCACACCTGGACGAGCCGACGGTGAAGCCCGAGGCGGACTGGGGCGAGGTCGAGGAGGTGGACTTCGTGAGTCCCCACCGCGAGCACGCGCTCGACCTCGTGGACGCCGACCTCTCGGGGCTGACGGTGGTGTACGACGCGATGCACGGGAGCGGCCGCGGCGTCACCGACGAACTCCTGCGCGCCGCGGGCGCGGAAGTGATTTCGCTCCGGGACGAGCGCGACCCGGACTTCGGGGGAACGCCGCCCGAACCCGACTACGCGAACCTCGAAGGCCTCGAAATCGCCGTGGACGAGTACGACGCCGACCTCGGCGTCGCGAACGACGGGGACGCGGACAGGGTGGCGGCGGTCGCGCCCGACCGCGGCTACCTCGACGGGAACCAGTTCTTCGCCCTGCTCTACGACTACCTGCTCGAAACCCGCTCGGGGCCGGCGGTGCGCACGGTGTCCACGACGTTCCTCGTCGACCGCATCGCGGAGGCGCACGACGCCGACGTGGTCGAAGTGCCGGTCGGGTTCAAGTGGGTGGCCGAGGCGATGGGCGACCACGACGCGCTCGTCGGCGGCGAGGAGTCCGGCGGGTACTCGGTTCGCGGGCACGTCCGGGAGAAGGACGGCGTGCTGATGGCGCTGTACGCCGCGGCCGCCGCGAACGACGGCGGTATCGACGAGCGCCTCGACCGCATCAGCCAGGAGTACGGCGACATCCACCAGGAGAAGACGAGCCTCGACTGCCTCGAAGAGCGCAAACAGCCGGTGCTCCGCGAGCTCGCAGACCGCCTACCCGAGACGGTGGCGGGCGAGCGCGTGGAGCGCGTGAACGACGCGGACGGCTTCAAAATCCTGCTCGCTGACGGGTCGTGGCTGCTCGTCCGGCCGTCGGGGACGGAGCCGAAGATGCGGGTGTACGCCGAGGCCGGGAGTCAGGAGCGCGTCGCGGAACTGCTCGACGCGGGCCGCGACCTCGTCGAACCCCTCATCTGA
- a CDS encoding GNAT family N-acetyltransferase gives MAVSVRRAVARDHLGVMRVLDGAMLDVDSDTVERRIAAGGVFVADDDHRVVGALLTLPRETGAHVEAIAVRRARRDAGIGSRLVQSAAERWRPLTADFRREVRPFYASLGFDIEERGDRYRGTLR, from the coding sequence GTGGCGGTCAGCGTTAGACGCGCGGTCGCCCGCGACCACCTCGGCGTGATGCGGGTGCTGGACGGCGCGATGCTCGATGTGGACAGCGACACCGTCGAGCGACGCATCGCGGCGGGCGGCGTGTTCGTCGCGGACGACGACCACCGCGTCGTCGGCGCGCTCCTCACCCTCCCCCGGGAGACCGGCGCGCACGTCGAGGCAATCGCCGTCCGTCGCGCCCGCAGGGACGCCGGCATCGGCTCCCGCCTCGTCCAGTCCGCGGCGGAGCGCTGGCGGCCGCTCACCGCCGACTTCCGCCGCGAAGTCAGGCCGTTCTACGCGTCGCTCGGCTTCGACATCGAGGAACGGGGAGACCGCTACCGCGGGACGCTCAGATGA
- the samp2 gene encoding ubiquitin-like small modifier protein SAMP2, which translates to MHVTVEVVGDDTHEFDVSDATYADLLDRVGLSPHEVSVMVDGRPVPEDQPVETDSVKVLRLIRGGQR; encoded by the coding sequence ATGCACGTCACGGTCGAAGTCGTGGGCGACGACACCCACGAGTTCGACGTCTCGGACGCGACGTACGCCGACCTCCTCGACCGCGTCGGCCTCAGCCCCCACGAGGTGTCGGTGATGGTGGACGGTCGGCCCGTCCCGGAAGACCAGCCCGTCGAAACGGACTCCGTGAAGGTTCTCCGGCTCATCCGTGGCGGTCAGCGTTAG
- a CDS encoding bactofilin family protein, producing MARTQRLLALLLVAVLALAVVPGSAAADTRAGDTVVVAENETVDGLTAFGGAVVVHGTVDGDVTALGGTVVVYGTVTGDVTALGGTVEIDDGAVVRGDLTAAGGTVTIAGRVGGDVNAAADTVTLTDTAVVAGTLSYDGDLVSAPGATVEGGVVQGTGGFGPLPAIPDWVGAVSGVLSTLVVGALLVAVLPRFTDRVADAAVDAPGRAALVAVGFLVGVPLLLILVAFTLIGIPVTILGVVAYAVLLTVGFVAGNYALGRYILSIREMENRWLALLVGVLLVGVLDLAPLVGALVQLAVFLVGVGALVRALVGAYRARRGGDGDADATPSNGPAA from the coding sequence ATGGCACGCACACAGCGTCTGCTGGCCCTCCTCCTCGTGGCGGTGCTCGCGCTCGCGGTCGTCCCCGGGAGCGCCGCCGCGGACACCCGCGCGGGCGACACGGTCGTCGTCGCGGAGAACGAGACGGTGGACGGTCTCACCGCGTTCGGCGGCGCGGTCGTCGTTCACGGCACGGTGGACGGTGACGTGACGGCGCTCGGCGGCACCGTCGTCGTCTACGGCACCGTCACGGGCGACGTGACGGCGCTCGGCGGGACGGTCGAAATCGACGACGGCGCGGTCGTCCGGGGCGACCTCACCGCCGCCGGCGGCACGGTCACCATCGCCGGACGCGTCGGCGGCGACGTGAACGCCGCCGCGGACACCGTCACGCTCACCGACACCGCCGTCGTCGCGGGCACGCTCTCCTACGACGGCGACCTCGTCAGCGCGCCCGGCGCGACCGTCGAGGGCGGCGTCGTCCAGGGCACCGGCGGGTTCGGCCCGCTCCCCGCCATCCCCGACTGGGTCGGCGCGGTCTCCGGCGTCCTCTCCACGCTCGTCGTCGGCGCGCTCCTCGTCGCCGTCCTCCCCCGATTCACCGACCGGGTCGCGGACGCCGCCGTGGACGCGCCCGGCCGCGCCGCGCTCGTCGCCGTCGGCTTCCTCGTCGGCGTCCCCCTCCTCCTGATACTCGTCGCGTTCACGCTCATCGGCATCCCCGTCACCATCCTCGGGGTCGTCGCGTACGCCGTCCTCCTCACGGTCGGGTTTGTCGCCGGGAACTACGCGCTCGGCCGGTACATCCTCTCGATTCGCGAGATGGAGAACCGCTGGCTCGCCCTCCTCGTCGGCGTCCTCCTCGTCGGCGTTCTCGACCTCGCGCCGCTCGTCGGCGCACTCGTCCAGCTCGCGGTGTTCCTCGTCGGCGTCGGCGCGCTCGTCCGCGCGCTCGTCGGCGCGTATCGCGCCCGCCGCGGCGGGGACGGCGACGCGGACGCGACACCCTCAAACGGGCCCGCGGCCTAA
- a CDS encoding replication factor C small subunit, whose translation MSESAGRQEIWVEKYRPERLEDVVGHENIISRIESYVEQNDLPHLLFAGPAGVGKTATSVSIAKEVYGDDWRENFLELNASDERGIDVVRDRIKNFARASFGGYDYRIIFLDEADALTSDAQSALRRTMEQFSNNTRFILSCNYSSQIIDPIQSRCAVFRFSQLSDDAVAAQVRNIAEREGIEYTDDGVDALVYAADGDMRRAINSLQAAAATGERVEEDVVYGITATARPEEIEEMVTSAITGDFVAARSVLDEMLTERGLAGGDIIDQLHRSVWEFELEEEAAVRLMDRVGEADYRIAEGANEKVQLEALLASVALEN comes from the coding sequence ATGAGTGAGAGCGCGGGCCGCCAGGAGATCTGGGTCGAGAAGTACCGACCCGAGCGCCTGGAGGACGTCGTCGGCCACGAGAACATCATCTCCCGCATCGAGAGCTACGTCGAACAGAACGACCTCCCCCACCTCCTGTTTGCCGGGCCGGCGGGCGTCGGAAAGACCGCGACGAGCGTGAGCATCGCGAAGGAAGTGTACGGCGACGACTGGCGCGAGAACTTCCTCGAACTCAACGCGAGCGACGAACGCGGCATCGACGTGGTGCGCGACCGCATCAAGAACTTCGCGCGCGCGAGTTTCGGCGGCTACGACTACCGCATCATCTTCCTCGACGAGGCGGACGCCTTGACGAGCGACGCGCAGTCCGCGCTCCGCCGGACGATGGAGCAGTTCTCCAACAACACCCGCTTCATCCTCTCCTGTAACTACAGCTCGCAGATTATCGACCCCATCCAGTCGCGGTGTGCGGTGTTCCGGTTCAGCCAGCTCAGCGACGACGCCGTCGCCGCGCAGGTGCGGAACATCGCCGAACGGGAGGGTATCGAGTACACCGACGACGGCGTGGACGCGCTCGTGTACGCCGCGGACGGCGACATGCGCCGCGCCATCAACAGCCTGCAGGCCGCCGCCGCGACCGGCGAGCGCGTCGAGGAGGACGTCGTGTACGGAATCACCGCGACCGCGCGCCCCGAGGAAATCGAGGAGATGGTCACTTCGGCCATCACCGGCGACTTCGTCGCCGCGCGCAGCGTCCTCGACGAGATGCTCACCGAACGCGGCCTCGCCGGCGGCGACATCATCGACCAACTCCACCGCTCCGTCTGGGAGTTCGAGCTAGAGGAAGAGGCCGCCGTCCGCCTCATGGACCGCGTCGGCGAAGCCGACTACCGCATCGCCGAAGGAGCCAACGAAAAAGTCCAGTTAGAGGCACTGTTGGCCTCCGTCGCACTCGAAAACTAA
- a CDS encoding TspO/MBR family protein → MFSRDDLPGLALAVLVCEAVGAAPALVTATGSGSWYATLVRPAFAPPNWVFGPVWTTLFFLLGVAAYLVLRDGRGRERELAFGLFVAQYALNVAWTLVFFGGENIAGGLAVIAGLWALIVATIAAFSRVNRTAAILLVPYLAWVSFAAFLNYEFYRLN, encoded by the coding sequence ATGTTCTCCCGCGACGACCTCCCCGGACTCGCGCTCGCCGTCCTGGTCTGCGAAGCCGTCGGGGCCGCGCCAGCGCTCGTCACCGCGACCGGCAGCGGGTCGTGGTACGCGACGCTCGTCAGGCCCGCGTTCGCGCCGCCGAACTGGGTGTTCGGCCCCGTCTGGACGACGCTGTTCTTCCTGCTCGGCGTCGCCGCCTACCTCGTCCTCCGCGACGGCCGCGGCCGCGAGCGCGAACTCGCGTTCGGGCTGTTCGTCGCGCAGTACGCGCTCAACGTCGCGTGGACGCTCGTCTTCTTCGGCGGCGAGAACATCGCGGGCGGCCTCGCCGTCATCGCCGGCCTCTGGGCGCTCATCGTCGCCACCATCGCCGCGTTCTCCCGGGTGAACCGCACCGCCGCCATCCTCCTCGTCCCCTACCTCGCCTGGGTGTCCTTCGCCGCGTTCCTCAACTACGAGTTCTACCGACTGAACTGA
- a CDS encoding glutathione S-transferase family protein, whose translation MGRMVDGEWHTDEEMLEHDESGEFERAETSFRDWIRGSRKRPDEVVTDGPEPASGRYHLYVSYACPWAHRALTVRALLGLEDDISVSVVDPVRYDQGWEFDASKPGSTEDHLFGSDYLREVYREADSDYTGRVTVPVLWDTEEDTIVNNESEEIIRMFATAFSEYDNGVDLYPEGDRGEIDDVIDDVYPRINNGVYRAGFAESQDAYDDAVRDLFDALEEYDARLSEQRFLVGDSLTLADVCMFTTLYRFDEVYHNHFKCNYRQITDYDALWGYLRELCQLPGVEATCDMWHVKQHYYRSHGDINPKRRVPIGPDPDFFAPHARDDLPGDLPDVLAA comes from the coding sequence ATGGGACGAATGGTCGACGGCGAGTGGCACACGGACGAGGAGATGCTAGAACACGACGAGTCCGGGGAGTTCGAGCGCGCCGAAACCTCCTTCCGGGACTGGATTCGGGGTTCTCGGAAGCGCCCGGACGAGGTCGTCACCGACGGCCCGGAACCCGCGTCGGGACGCTACCACCTCTACGTCTCCTACGCGTGCCCGTGGGCGCACCGCGCGCTCACCGTGCGCGCCCTCCTCGGCCTCGAAGACGACATCTCGGTGAGCGTCGTCGACCCCGTCCGGTACGACCAGGGCTGGGAGTTCGACGCCTCGAAACCCGGAAGCACCGAAGACCACCTGTTCGGCTCCGACTACCTCCGCGAGGTCTACCGGGAGGCCGACTCCGACTACACCGGCCGCGTCACCGTCCCCGTCCTCTGGGACACGGAAGAAGACACCATCGTGAACAACGAGTCCGAGGAGATAATCCGGATGTTCGCCACCGCCTTTTCGGAGTACGACAACGGCGTCGACCTCTACCCCGAGGGCGACCGCGGCGAAATCGACGACGTCATCGACGACGTCTATCCCCGCATCAACAACGGCGTCTATCGCGCCGGGTTCGCGGAGTCCCAGGACGCCTACGACGACGCCGTCCGCGACCTCTTCGACGCCCTCGAAGAGTACGACGCCCGGCTCTCCGAGCAGCGCTTCCTCGTCGGGGACTCGCTCACGCTCGCGGACGTCTGCATGTTCACCACCCTCTATCGGTTCGACGAGGTCTACCACAACCACTTCAAGTGCAACTACCGCCAAATCACGGACTACGACGCGCTCTGGGGCTACCTCCGTGAACTCTGCCAGCTCCCCGGCGTCGAGGCGACCTGCGACATGTGGCACGTGAAACAGCACTACTACCGGAGCCACGGCGACATCAACCCGAAGCGCCGGGTTCCCATCGGCCCCGACCCCGACTTCTTCGCGCCGCACGCCCGCGACGACCTCCCCGGCGACCTGCCGGACGTGCTCGCCGCGTAA
- the alaS gene encoding alanine--tRNA ligase yields the protein MSDLTEEYRLDYFESEGFTRKSCTECGANFWTRDDERETCGEPPCEDYGFIDDPGFDDEYTLEEMREEFLSFFEEHDHERISPYPVAANRWRDDVLLTQASIYDFQPHVTSGQSPPPANPLAVSQPCIRMQDIDNVGKTGRHTMAFEMMGHHAFNADEGTDYAYEGEVYWKDQCVEYCEEFFASFGVPKEDVTFIEDPWVGGGNAGPAFEVIYKGLELATLVFMSMEQDPDGEYEMKDGNTYARMDRRVVDTGYGLERWTWMSQGTPTVYEAIYPEMIATLKESAGIELSDEEAELVHRASKLAGHLDIDEVEDMDAARDNLADKLDVETERLHDLMRPLEDLYAIADHCRTLAYMFGDGIVPSNVGTGYLARMVLRRTVRLMDTVGVADDLADLVDVQAERLGYENRSTIRDIVRKEVGKYEETLERGSRKVEQLARDHAERGEPIPASTLVDLYDSHGLQPDMVEEIASEEGAEVDAPDDFYSLVAQRHDSAEAFEEEESRDERLGDLPETEALYYEDQERTEFEAVVLDVFEREMDGETVYDVVLDQTRFYPEGGGQPADRGTLSTDDATIQVQDVQKRDGVVLHRTNENPGKGEFVRGQVDWERRERLMAHHTATHIVVHAARQVLGEHVRQAGAQKGVDSSRIDIRHYERLDRETVKEIEHRANEVVRENTTVHQEWPDRNEAEAQHGFDLYQGGIPAGENIRLIHVGDDVQACGGTHVSRTGDIGTIKILNTERVQDGVERFTFAAGRAAIEHVQEQEAYLLDAANTLDVTPDELPETAQRFFTEWKERGKQIEDLKEQLAEARAGGGADAEEVEVAGTTAVIQRVDGDMDELRATANALVEDGNIAVVGSGAEGAQFVVGVPDGVPVNAGAVVSELASLVGGGGGGPPDFAQGGGPDSEKLDDALESAAEILESVAQ from the coding sequence ATGAGCGACCTCACCGAGGAGTACCGTCTCGACTACTTCGAATCAGAGGGCTTCACGCGAAAATCCTGTACGGAGTGTGGAGCGAACTTCTGGACGCGGGACGACGAGCGGGAGACGTGCGGCGAACCCCCCTGTGAGGACTACGGGTTCATCGACGACCCCGGGTTCGACGACGAGTACACCCTCGAAGAGATGCGAGAGGAGTTCCTCTCCTTCTTCGAGGAGCACGACCACGAACGCATCAGTCCGTATCCGGTGGCGGCGAACCGCTGGCGGGACGACGTTCTCTTGACGCAGGCGTCTATCTACGACTTCCAGCCGCACGTCACGAGCGGGCAGTCCCCGCCGCCCGCGAACCCGCTCGCGGTGAGTCAGCCCTGCATCCGCATGCAGGACATCGACAACGTCGGGAAGACCGGACGCCACACGATGGCGTTCGAGATGATGGGCCACCACGCCTTCAACGCGGACGAGGGCACGGACTACGCGTACGAGGGCGAGGTGTACTGGAAAGACCAGTGCGTCGAGTACTGCGAGGAGTTCTTCGCGTCGTTCGGCGTCCCCAAGGAGGACGTGACGTTCATCGAAGACCCCTGGGTGGGCGGCGGGAACGCCGGCCCCGCGTTCGAAGTCATCTACAAGGGCCTCGAACTCGCGACGTTGGTCTTCATGTCGATGGAGCAAGACCCGGACGGCGAGTACGAGATGAAGGACGGGAACACGTACGCGCGGATGGACCGCCGCGTCGTGGACACCGGCTACGGCCTCGAACGCTGGACGTGGATGAGCCAGGGCACGCCCACCGTCTACGAGGCCATCTATCCCGAGATGATTGCGACGCTGAAGGAGAGCGCGGGCATCGAACTCAGCGATGAGGAAGCGGAACTCGTCCACCGCGCGTCGAAGCTCGCGGGCCACCTCGACATCGACGAGGTGGAGGACATGGACGCCGCGCGCGACAATCTCGCGGACAAACTCGACGTGGAGACGGAGCGCCTGCACGACCTGATGCGGCCGCTCGAAGACCTCTACGCCATCGCCGACCACTGCCGCACGCTCGCCTACATGTTCGGCGACGGTATCGTGCCGTCGAACGTCGGCACGGGCTACCTCGCGCGGATGGTGCTCCGGCGGACGGTTCGCCTGATGGACACCGTCGGCGTGGCGGACGACCTCGCCGACCTCGTGGACGTACAGGCAGAGCGGCTCGGGTACGAGAACCGCTCGACGATTCGAGACATCGTGCGCAAGGAGGTCGGGAAGTACGAGGAGACGCTCGAACGCGGGAGTCGGAAGGTCGAGCAGTTGGCGCGCGACCACGCCGAGCGCGGCGAGCCGATTCCCGCTTCGACGCTCGTGGATCTCTACGACAGCCACGGCCTCCAGCCGGACATGGTGGAGGAAATCGCGTCCGAAGAGGGCGCGGAGGTGGACGCGCCGGACGACTTCTACTCGCTCGTCGCACAGCGCCACGACTCCGCGGAGGCGTTCGAGGAGGAGGAGTCGCGGGACGAACGCCTCGGCGACCTGCCGGAGACGGAGGCGCTCTACTACGAAGACCAGGAGCGCACGGAGTTCGAGGCGGTCGTGCTGGACGTGTTCGAGCGCGAGATGGACGGCGAGACGGTGTACGACGTGGTGCTCGACCAGACGCGGTTCTACCCGGAGGGCGGCGGGCAGCCCGCAGACCGCGGGACGCTCTCGACGGACGACGCGACCATCCAGGTGCAGGACGTGCAGAAGCGCGACGGCGTCGTCCTCCACCGGACGAACGAGAACCCGGGGAAGGGCGAGTTCGTGCGCGGCCAGGTGGACTGGGAGCGCCGCGAGCGCCTGATGGCCCACCACACCGCCACCCACATCGTCGTGCACGCGGCCCGCCAGGTGCTGGGCGAGCACGTCCGGCAGGCGGGCGCACAGAAGGGCGTGGACTCCTCGCGCATCGACATCCGGCACTACGAGCGCCTCGACCGGGAGACGGTGAAGGAGATAGAGCACCGCGCGAACGAGGTCGTGCGGGAGAACACGACCGTCCACCAGGAGTGGCCCGACCGGAACGAGGCGGAGGCCCAGCACGGCTTCGACCTCTACCAGGGCGGCATCCCCGCCGGGGAGAACATCCGCCTCATCCACGTCGGCGACGACGTGCAGGCCTGCGGGGGGACGCACGTCTCCCGGACGGGCGACATCGGCACCATCAAAATCCTGAACACGGAGCGCGTGCAGGACGGCGTGGAGCGGTTCACGTTCGCCGCGGGCCGCGCGGCCATCGAGCACGTCCAGGAGCAGGAGGCGTACCTGCTGGACGCCGCGAACACGCTCGACGTGACGCCGGACGAACTCCCCGAAACGGCACAGCGGTTCTTCACGGAGTGGAAGGAGCGCGGCAAGCAGATAGAAGACCTCAAGGAACAGCTCGCGGAGGCGCGCGCCGGCGGCGGCGCGGACGCCGAAGAAGTCGAGGTCGCGGGCACCACGGCGGTCATCCAGCGCGTGGACGGCGACATGGACGAGCTCCGCGCGACCGCGAACGCGCTCGTCGAGGACGGCAACATCGCGGTCGTCGGCTCCGGGGCCGAGGGCGCGCAGTTCGTCGTCGGCGTCCCCGATGGCGTGCCCGTGAACGCCGGCGCGGTCGTCAGTGAGTTGGCGAGCCTGGTCGGCGGCGGCGGCGGCGGTCCGCCGGACTTCGCGCAGGGCGGCGGTCCCGACAGCGAGAAACTGGACGACGCCCTGGAGAGTGCGGCCGAAATCCTCGAATCGGTCGCTCAGTAA